A window of the Limanda limanda chromosome 8, fLimLim1.1, whole genome shotgun sequence genome harbors these coding sequences:
- the LOC133008953 gene encoding CD59 glycoprotein-like, with the protein MKLCLGLVLLLCCGTLHLGSGLRCYKCSDYTGRCENVQECTYEDSCISLSERGGKTIRQCIRYTDCDNSRLTQMFPAISGFTYRCCSSNLCNSSHAVTMATPLLALLGSLLSSWCCWT; encoded by the exons ATGAAGCTCTGCCTCGGACTcgtcctgctgctctgctgtgggACGCTTCATCTGG gatcTGGACTTCGCTGCTACAAATGCTCCGATTACACCGGACGCTGTGAGAACGTCCAGGAGTGCACGTACGAGGACTCCTGCATTTCTCTGAGTGAACGAG GTGGAAAGACCATCCGTCAGTGCATCAGATACACAGACTGTGATAACTCTCGCCTCACCCAGATGTTCCCGGCCATCTCCGGCTTCACTTACcgctgctgcagcagcaaccTGTGCAACTCCAGCCATGCCGTTACCATGGCGACGCCCCTCCTGGCGCTGCTGGGGTCGCTGCTGAGCAGCTGGTGCTGTTGGACCTGA
- the LOC133008955 gene encoding CD59 glycoprotein-like produces MTSSCIVFCENVQECTYEDSCISLSEQGGKTIRQCIRYTDCDNSRLTQMFPAISGFTYRCCSSNLCNSSHAVTMATPLLALLGSLLSSWCCWT; encoded by the exons ATGACCTCCAGCTGCATCGTCTTCTGTGAGAACGTCCAGGAGTGCACGTACGAGGACTCCTGCATTTCTCTGAGTGAACAAG GTGGAAAGACCATCCGTCAGTGCATCAGATACACAGACTGTGATAACTCTCGCCTCACCCAGATGTTCCCGGCCATCTCCGGCTTCACTTACcgctgctgcagcagcaaccTGTGCAACTCCAGCCATGCCGTTACCATGGCGACGCCCCTCCTGGCGCTGCTGGGGTCGCTGCTGAGCAGCTGGTGCTGTTGGACCTGA
- the LOC133009194 gene encoding tripartite motif-containing protein 16-like, which yields MAQQENQLDKERFCCSICLDPLKDPVTTVCGHSFCKSCINTHWDKEEERGGYSCPQCRQTFTPRPVLEKNTMLAALVEELKKTGLQAAPADHCYAGPEDVACDVCTGRKLKALKSCLNCLASYCEKHLQPHLQSAAFKKHKLVEPSEKLQENICSRHDEVMKMFCRTDQQCICYLCSVDEHKGHDTVSAAAERTERQRELGLRRQTIQQRVQDTEKDVKLLQQEEEAVNGSADKAVEDSEEIFTEMIRLLEKRSSDVEQQIRSQQETEVSRVRALQERLEQEITELKRKDHELKQLSDTEDHNQLLHNYPSLSPLSGSTHSSSIRIRPLRYFEDVTAAVSQVRGRLQDILSETETQILQTVSQVDVLLPQPEPETRHGFLKYSQEITLDPNTANTYLLLSEGNRKVTRMKEDQSYSDHPDRFTYQPQVLSRESLTGRCYWEVKMSRGVTVYVAVTYKNIRRAGESDDCEFGKNDKSWSLYCDGTSYNFCYNTIHTPVSGPVSSRVGVYLDHRAGVLSFYSVTGTMTLLHRVQTTFTQPLYAGVGVDCYKATAEFCKLK from the coding sequence atggcgcagcaagaaaatcaactggacaaagaaagattctgctgttcgatctgtctggatccactgaaggatccggtgactactgtctgtggacacagcttctgtaagagctgtattaacacccactgggacaaagaggaggagagaggaggctacagctgtcctcagtgtagacagaccttcacaccgaggcctgtcctggagaaaaacaccatgttagctgctttagtggaggagctgaagaagactggactccaagctgctcctgctgatcactgctatgctggacctgaagatgtggcctgtgatgtctgcactgggagaaaactgaaagctctcaagtcctgtttgaattgtttggcctcttattgtgagaaacacctccagcctcatcttcagtcagctgcattcaagaagcacaagctggtggagccctcggagaagctccaggagaacatctgctctcgtcacgatgaggtgatgaagatgttctgccgcactgatcagcagtgtatctgttatctctgctctgtggatgaacataaaggccacgacacagtgtcagctgcagcagaaaggactgagaggcagagagagctcgggctgaggagacaaacaatccagcagagagtccaggacacagagaaagacgtgaagctgcttcaacaggaggaggaggccgtcaatggctctgctgataaagcagtggaggacagtgaggagatcttcactgagatgatccgtctgctggagaaaagaagctctgatgtggagcagcagatcagatcccagcaggaaactgaagtgagtcgagtcagagcgcttcaggagagactggagcaggagatcactgagctgaaaaggaaagaccatgaactgaagcagctctcagacacagaggatcacaaccagcttctacacaactacccctcactgtcaccactcagtggatctacacactcatccagcatcaggatccgtcctctgaggtactttgaggacgtgacagcagctgtgtcacaggtcagaggtcgactacaggacattctgagtgagacagagacacagattttacagactgtgtctcaagtggatgttttactgccacaaccagagccagagaccagacatggcttcttaaaatattcacaggaaatcacactggatccaaataCAGCAAACacatatctgttattatctgagggaaacagaaaagtaacacgtATGAAagaagatcagtcttattctgatcacccagacagattcacttatcagcctcaggtcctgagtagagagagtctgactggacgttgttactgggaggtgaagATGAGCAGAGGAGTAACAGTttatgtagcagtcacatacaagaatatcagaagagcaggagagTCAGATGATTGTGAATTTGGaaaaaatgataaatcttggtcattatattgtgaTGGAACCAGCTATAACTTTTGTTACAACACCATTCACACTCCAGtttcaggtcctgtgtcctccagagtaggagtgtacctggatcacagagcaggtgttctgtccttctacagcgtcactggcaccatgactctcctccacagagtccagaccacattcactcagccgctctatgctggagttgggGTTGATTGTTATAaagccacagctgagttctgtaaactcaaatag
- the kcnj11l gene encoding potassium inwardly rectifying channel subfamily J member 11, like, with protein sequence MLARKGLLPDGFLLTRLAEDQNQPNRSRSRSQRARFITKTGSCNVAHKNIMEQGRFLQDVFTTMVDLKWQHSLLIFTCAFLCSWMLFAMIWWLLAFAHGDLEPRDPDGKPGPVPCVTAIHSFTSAFLFSIEVQVTIGFGGRMVTEECPLAITVLIIQNILGLIVNAVMLGCVFMKTAQANRRAETLIFSRNAVIAPRNGRPTFMLRVGDLRKSMIISATVQLQVIRRTVTAEGEVIPVCQLDIQVENPLRSNGIFLVSPLIISHTMERGSPLYELSAKSLAAEDLEIIVILEGVVETTGITMQARTSYTPEEILWGRRFVSIITEEDGRHCVDYSKFGNTVPVRMSSLSAKELDQTRGVQEGGSEAQLQGWGLVRAGRGGFRRGGRACDSSAPQPWYAQAEKLETVAEQKGQKKTMQLEVIGRQMEEDGLGDMSD encoded by the exons ATGTTGGCCAGGAAGGGTCTCCTGCCGGACGGCTTCCTGCTGACCCGTCTGGccgaggaccagaaccagccgaACCGCAGCCGGTCCCGGTCTCAGCGAGCTCGCTTCATCACCAAGACCGGCTCGTGCAACGTGGCCCACAAGAACATCATGGAGCAG GGTCGGTTCCTGCAGGACGTCTTCACCACCATGGTGGACCTGAAGTGGCAGCACTCGCTGCTCATCTTCACCTGCGCCTTCCTCTGTTCCTGGATGCTCTTCGCTATGATCTGGTGGCTCCTGGCCTTCGCCCATGGAGACCTGGAGCCTCGGGACCCTGACGGCAAGCCGGGCCCGGTCCCCTGCGTCACTGCCATCCACTCCTTCACCTCcgccttcctcttctccatagAAGTCCAG GTGACCATCGGTTTTGGCGGCAGGATGGTGACGGAGGAGTGTCCCTTGGCCATCACCGTGCTGATCATCCAGAACATCCTGGGGCTCATCGTCAACGCCGTTATGCTCGGCTGCGTCTTCATGAAGACGGCTCAGGCCAACCGCCGCGCAGAGACACTCATCTTCTCCAGAAATGCCGTCATCGCTCCTCGAAACGGTCGGCCGACCTTCATGTTGAGAGTCGGAGACCTGAGGAAAAGTATGATCATCTCTGCCACTGTCCAGCTGCAG gtgATCCGACGGACGGTCACGGCCGAGGGCGAGGTGATCCCTGTGTGTCAGCTGGACATCCAGGTGGAGAACCCTCTGAGGAGCAACGGCATCTTCCTGGTTTCTCCTCTGATCATCAGCCACACCATGGAGAGAGGGAGCCCCCTGTACGAGCTCTCCGCCAAGTCGCTGGCAGCCGAGGACCTGGAGATCATCGTCATCCTGGAAG GCGTAGTGGAGACCACAGGGATCACCATGCAGGCCCGCACCTCCTACACCCCCGAGGAGATCCTGTGGGGGAGGCGCTTCGTCTCCATCATAACGGAGGAGGACGGTCGCCACTGCGTCGACTACTCCAAGTTCGGCAACACGGTTCCCGTCCGGATGTCGTCTCTCAGCGCCAAGGAGCTGGACCAAACCAGAGGCGTCCAGGAGGGGGGGTCCGAGGCGCAGCTGCAGGGCTGGGGGCTGGTCCGAGCCGGAAGAGGAGGTTTCCGCCGAGGGGGCAGGGCCTGCGACAGCTCCGCCCCTCAGCCCTGGTATGCCCAAGCAGAGAAACTGGAGACAGTGGCGGAGCAGAAAGGACAGAAGAAGACGATGCAGCTGGAGGTCATCGGACGACAGATGGAAGAGGACGGACTGGGAGACATGAGTGACtga